Proteins encoded together in one Nocardioides marinisabuli window:
- a CDS encoding O-methyltransferase — MTARHVCRRPVITTPITPASWSHAEAFVPEDDVLAAARARAEEVGVVPISPGGGASLRFLASVLEARAVVEIGTGTGVSGLWLLRGMRGDGVLTTVDIEAEHQRLARQSFTEAGVASQRARTISGSALDVLPRLTDGHYDLVFCDGDKREYSAYLAEALRLLRPGGVVAFDNALWHDRVADPAQRDEETVAIRELGRTVAAHEGLLSVLLPVGDGLLCAKKVWSPDDED; from the coding sequence GTGACCGCGCGCCACGTCTGCAGGAGGCCCGTCATCACCACGCCGATCACCCCCGCCAGCTGGTCCCACGCGGAGGCGTTCGTCCCCGAGGACGACGTCCTGGCCGCGGCCCGCGCCCGCGCCGAGGAGGTCGGGGTGGTGCCGATCAGCCCCGGCGGCGGCGCCTCGCTGCGCTTCCTGGCCTCGGTCCTCGAGGCCCGCGCGGTCGTCGAGATCGGCACCGGCACCGGGGTCTCCGGCCTGTGGCTGCTGCGCGGCATGCGTGGTGACGGGGTGCTGACCACCGTCGACATCGAGGCCGAGCACCAGCGCCTGGCCCGCCAGTCCTTCACCGAGGCCGGCGTCGCCTCGCAGCGCGCCCGCACCATCTCGGGCTCGGCGCTCGACGTGCTGCCGCGCCTGACCGACGGCCACTACGACCTGGTCTTCTGCGACGGCGACAAGCGAGAGTACTCCGCCTACCTCGCCGAGGCGCTGCGCCTGCTGCGCCCCGGCGGCGTGGTGGCCTTCGACAACGCCCTGTGGCACGACCGGGTCGCCGACCCCGCGCAGCGCGACGAGGAGACGGTGGCGATCCGTGAGCTCGGGCGCACCGTGGCCGCGCACGAGGGCCTGCTCTCGGTGCTGCTGCCCGTCGGCGACGGCCTGCTGTGCGCCAAGAAGGTGTGGAGCCCCGACGACGAGGACTGA
- a CDS encoding DUF3117 domain-containing protein: MAAMKPRTGDGPLEVTKEGRGIVMRVPLEGGGRLVVELNADEATALGDALKGVVG, encoded by the coding sequence ATGGCGGCGATGAAGCCGCGGACGGGCGACGGTCCGCTGGAGGTCACCAAGGAAGGGCGCGGCATCGTGATGCGCGTCCCGCTCGAGGGTGGAGGCCGCCTCGTCGTGGAGCTCAACGCTGACGAGGCCACCGCTCTCGGGGACGCCCTCAAGGGCGTCGTCGGCTGA
- a CDS encoding leucyl aminopeptidase family protein, which produces MPQTPAAPLPHQLAPGLAPQVTPPDVALSDLGPDAVLGVDVVAVPVLPAEDDTSTGPVLGPGAAELSDQLGLDLLAVLELEEATGAAGEVTRVPVPLGGPDNAELRWVLLVGVGQQRPVDLRRAGAALARAVRNRDAVATSVPAVAGPEGLEAGLEAFVVGLVLGSFGFRWSGREPEQRPVARAVLAGVGDTEAHRAVLARALAVAGAGWQARLLATVPSNLKNPAWLAAQAVETATRAGLEVEVWDEERLAAEGCGGILGVGQASASPPRLIRLDYTPARVTRKTPTVVLVGKGITFDTGGLSIKPAEGMATMKRDMTGGAVVIATMAALRAVGCPVRVVGLVAAAENAVSGSAMRPGDVVRHYGGRTSEVTNTDAEGRLVMADALAYGVAQLDPAAIVDVATLTGAMKVALGLRTGGFFADDEALAAHIAAAGETSGETLWRMPLADVYEERIASEVADADNAGGGPGAITAALFLRHFTGDVPWAHLDVASVGDSPVDVDEWSAGPTGFGARALLAWLGSEDPLAGVGAQGDAS; this is translated from the coding sequence ATGCCCCAGACCCCCGCCGCCCCGCTCCCTCACCAGCTGGCCCCCGGCCTGGCACCCCAGGTCACCCCGCCCGACGTCGCGCTCAGCGACCTCGGGCCGGACGCCGTCCTGGGCGTCGACGTGGTGGCCGTCCCGGTGCTGCCCGCCGAGGACGACACCAGCACCGGCCCGGTGCTGGGCCCCGGCGCGGCCGAGCTCTCCGACCAGCTCGGTCTCGACCTGCTCGCGGTGCTCGAGCTCGAGGAGGCCACCGGCGCGGCCGGCGAGGTCACCCGGGTGCCGGTGCCGCTGGGCGGGCCCGACAACGCCGAGCTGCGCTGGGTGCTGCTCGTCGGCGTCGGCCAGCAGCGCCCCGTCGACCTGCGCCGCGCCGGCGCGGCGCTGGCGCGGGCGGTGCGCAACCGTGACGCGGTCGCCACCTCGGTGCCGGCCGTCGCGGGCCCCGAGGGGCTCGAGGCCGGTCTCGAGGCGTTCGTCGTCGGCCTGGTGCTCGGCTCCTTCGGCTTCCGCTGGTCGGGCCGCGAGCCCGAGCAGCGCCCGGTGGCACGCGCGGTCCTCGCCGGTGTCGGCGACACCGAGGCCCACCGCGCGGTGCTCGCGCGAGCGCTCGCCGTGGCCGGGGCGGGCTGGCAGGCCCGCCTGCTGGCGACCGTCCCCTCGAACCTCAAGAACCCCGCCTGGCTGGCCGCGCAGGCCGTCGAGACCGCCACCCGCGCCGGCCTCGAGGTCGAGGTGTGGGACGAGGAGCGGCTGGCCGCCGAGGGCTGCGGCGGCATCCTGGGCGTCGGGCAGGCCTCGGCCAGCCCGCCGCGCCTGATCCGCCTCGACTACACCCCGGCCCGCGTCACCAGGAAGACCCCGACGGTGGTGCTGGTCGGCAAGGGCATCACCTTCGACACCGGCGGCCTGTCGATCAAGCCCGCCGAGGGCATGGCCACGATGAAGCGCGACATGACCGGCGGCGCCGTGGTCATCGCCACGATGGCGGCGCTGCGTGCCGTCGGCTGCCCGGTGCGCGTCGTCGGGCTGGTGGCGGCCGCCGAGAACGCCGTCTCCGGCAGCGCGATGCGCCCCGGCGACGTGGTGCGCCACTACGGCGGGCGCACCTCCGAGGTGACCAACACCGACGCCGAGGGCCGCCTGGTCATGGCCGACGCGCTGGCCTACGGCGTCGCCCAGCTCGACCCCGCCGCCATCGTCGACGTCGCCACCCTGACCGGGGCGATGAAGGTCGCCCTGGGGCTGCGCACCGGCGGCTTCTTCGCCGACGACGAGGCGCTGGCCGCCCACATCGCCGCGGCCGGCGAGACCTCCGGCGAGACCCTGTGGCGGATGCCGCTGGCCGACGTCTACGAGGAGCGCATCGCCTCCGAGGTCGCCGACGCCGACAACGCCGGCGGCGGTCCGGGCGCCATCACCGCGGCGCTCTTCCTGCGCCACTTCACCGGCGACGTGCCCTGGGCCCACCTCGACGTGGCCTCGGTCGGCGACTCGCCGGTCGACGTCGACGAGTGGAGCGCCGGCCCGACCGGCTTCGGCGCCCGCGCGCTGCTGGCCTGGCTGGGCTCCGAGGACCCGCTGGCCGGGGTCGGCGCCCAGGGGGACGCCTCGTGA